TATCAGCGGCTCGTCGAGACCGATGCCGTATTGCCCCCGGATCGTCTGACGGCATGTGTCGCGGTTCATCTTCTCATACGGCTCCCTGTCAACGCCGGGATGAATAACGCGCACCAGAGACGGATCCACAGGATACTCTTCCAGGAAGATGTTCCGGACCAGGCCCGAGACCGCCAGGAAACGACTGCACCCGCCGCGCAGGACAAGCTGATCCTCGACGCCGGCCAGCGAGCGGTCGAACAGGCTCAGCCTTTTTTTTCTGACCTCCCGAATCCACCAGCGGTGGGGAATGCCATGCATCGTATAGACATCCGCCGCAAATATCCGGTCATGGGTGTGGACTATATCGAAGGGGCCCGCCGCGGCGATGCGGCGCCCGGCGAAAAAGGCAAAGCTCGGCGAAATGAGTGATCTGGGAAATTTTACGATCGGCACCCTGTGGAAGGTCAACCGCTTGGATGAGGAAACCCAGAGGTTGGCGAAGACATGGACTTCGAACTCCGGATGACATGCAACCCGCTCGGTCAGCTCCGCGGCAAACCCTTCCGCCCCGCCGACCGTTCCGTACTTGGGGATTACAACCGCTATCCTTCGCCTTTCCTGCATCTCGTTATACCCAACATTAATAAAAAACCACAGAAAAAACGGCGGAGAAGCTTGCACGCAAAAGCCTCTCCGCCATCGGGCGCCGATTATGCGTTTACGTTCTACTTCTCCTGATATTCCTTAATAATATTGATCATCTTCACAAGTTCTTCCTGGGGAAGCTTGCCGGAACTTTTGAAGCGGCAGATGCGCTCCTTATCCAGGATGACTATGTCGGAGGCGTCATCCTTCAGTCCCCACTCGTTGAGAATCGCCTGGTCGTCATCGAGGAGGATGATGGCGCCGGTCTTCTTCTGTTTGCTCTTGATGGCCGCCTTGATCAGGAAATTGGGCATCGCGCTCGCCTTGAGATTGACGATCCCGAACCCCTCGTAACGCATCTTGTCGAGGCCACCCGCATCCTTCTCCTTTTTCAGCGCGTCTTCCACATGGTTGTTCGTGTCCTTCTCGTCCGGATCGACATAGGCGATGTACAGAACCTTGCCTTTGAACTGCGGGTGCTCCAGGGAGTATTCCTTGCCGGTCGGATCCTTCAGTTTGAAGTCCGCGGCCTTCTCCCCCACCTGAAGACCGGCGGCAAAAACTGCCGAGGCGCTCCATAATAAAGCAACCACCACCATAACAATCGCTTTTTTCATCTTTTACCCTCCTTTGTCGTTGCTATCTGACCGTTTGCCTTTAAGCCAAACTTTACGGACGCGGCAAAGCGCGCCCCTCCCTGTGATAAACACCTTGCAGCCTTCCATGATCCGAGCCGACATTCCTCCAGCAAGGCGCAGTCACTATAGAAAAAACGAATCGGCAAAGCAAGGAAAAACAGTCTTTTCCCTGCGAATTTTGCTGTAATATTTTTGCCTCCTGTGCTATGGGGAGCGTGGATTTTTCACAAATTAATAACTGCTAACGGCGAAGCCCCATGTTCCTGCTCATGTCTTTTCGCGATCTTCCGTATTTCCGCTTTCGCGGGGAAGATAACCCGGGGCCCTTTTCCCAAGACCTCGCCTCGCCATTATCAAGGGGAGCAAATGATGCATAATCTGGCAATGATGTTGGAAAAGAGCGCGGCAAAATATGCCGGGCGGACGGCGTTCATCGGCAACAACGCTCGGCTGACTTATCTGGAGCTGGAAAAAGCGGCCTGCGCCCTGGGCAACCATTTGCGCTCACTGGGTTTGGGCAAGAGAGACAAGGTGGCGATCATGCTTTCGAACTGCCCTGAGTTCGTGATCGCCTATTTCGGCGTCCAGAAGATCGGCGGCGTCGCCGTCACCCTGCACACGCAGTCCACTTCCCATGAGCTTGGCTACCTGATGGGGAACAGCGACTCCCGCTGTCTGATCACCCAGAGGGACATGGCGCGGCGTTTCGAGGATATCAGCGCGGAAGTGCCGTTATGTCAGCATGTTATAACAACCGGCCCCCCGGAAGAATCCTCCCTTTTGCGGGATAT
The sequence above is drawn from the Syntrophobacterales bacterium genome and encodes:
- a CDS encoding YtfJ family protein, with the protein product MKKAIVMVVVALLWSASAVFAAGLQVGEKAADFKLKDPTGKEYSLEHPQFKGKVLYIAYVDPDEKDTNNHVEDALKKEKDAGGLDKMRYEGFGIVNLKASAMPNFLIKAAIKSKQKKTGAIILLDDDQAILNEWGLKDDASDIVILDKERICRFKSSGKLPQEELVKMINIIKEYQEK
- a CDS encoding glycosyltransferase family 4 protein is translated as MQERRRIAVVIPKYGTVGGAEGFAAELTERVACHPEFEVHVFANLWVSSSKRLTFHRVPIVKFPRSLISPSFAFFAGRRIAAAGPFDIVHTHDRIFAADVYTMHGIPHRWWIREVRKKRLSLFDRSLAGVEDQLVLRGGCSRFLAVSGLVRNIFLEEYPVDPSLVRVIHPGVDREPYEKMNRDTCRQTIRGQYGIGLDEPLILFVSMNFDVKGLDYLLGGLSLLRRSNPDASFKLLVAGHGDEKKYRHLASEQGIADRVIFAGAVEREKLPEFYLAADLYAMLSRFDTFGMVVLEAMAAGLPVLISGRVGAKDLVEEGGNGFVIEEPANSDLVADKIGMLLSRELREGMRRAALKTAAANSWDVVVNKVLNIYRELLKDQRFVNSKMPHP